In Opitutaceae bacterium TAV5, one genomic interval encodes:
- a CDS encoding urea carboxylase: MFTKVLIANRGAIACRVIRTLRKMGIASVAVYSDADTHSLHVRLADEAVHIGPAPAAQSYLDADRILAVAKACGAQAIHPGYGFLSENPGFADACAAAGIVFIGPTGDQMRMFGLKHAAREIAQKHNVPLLPGSGLLRDEAQAAGEAARIGYPVMLKSTAGGGGIGMQLIRNPGELSAAFAAVGRLAKNNFKEGGIFLEKFVEHARHIEVQIFGDSHGRVVAVGERDCSVQRRNQKVIEETPAPGLTPEQRARLLESAVRLGSAAGYRNAGTVEFVYDDATGEFYFLEVNTRLQVEHGVTEQVTGIDLVEWMIRCAAGELDLSGFVPASQGASVQVRVYAEDPGKNFQPAAGTLTDVHFPPTARIETWVERGSEVSAFYDPLLAKIIVTGRDRADALARLEETLAVTRLHGLETNLSWLRQIVASEGFRRGGVTTNYLHRLPYLATTVDVLEGGTQTTVQAYPGRIGYWDVGVPPSGPMDSLSFRLANRLVGNPMTAAGLEITVNGPVLRFNTGALVALAGARLPATLDGEPVPYYEAVVVAAGQTLRIGAVEGPGLRAYLAIRGGLDVPDYLGSKATFTLGLFGGHAGRALRTGDVLRIAGGAGEDEGSWKFEMGGPQAESAPRRHACAKLQISNFKFQTSHVSPVHLPAALRPPLTREWEIGVLYGPHGAPDFFTEDDIAVLFSASYEVHYNSARTGVRLIGPRPEWARRDGGEAGLHPSNIHDNAYAIGAIDFTGDMPIILGPDGPSCGGFVCPVTIVQAELWKIGQLKPGDKVRFVALTAAEARERVMLQDAEIEALAPLARRGVGSLELAVGNGGSEAEQLSGASLSPTTNYQLPTTRREPAILHRIPERSAAPAVCYRRAGDAYLLVEYGPLVLDIALRMRVHALQEWLRRNHVQGLVDLTPGIRSLQIHYDPRLLPLERLMEILLRAEGELLSVDDIEVPSRIVHLPLSWEDESTLLAIRKYMQIVRKDAPWCPSNIEFIRRINGLDAVDDVHRIAFEASYLVLALGDVYLGAPVATPVDPRHRLVTTKYNPARTWTPENAVGIGGAYLCIYGMEGPGGYQFIGRTCQMWNRYRQTADFTEGKPWLLRFFDQIRFYPVTNAELARFREDLPLGRVKLKIEKTTFRLRDYRTFLAAHADSIAAAKRRQQEAFEAERKRWEESGQLNFSAEAEIAAEASDDFIPEGCVAIPAHIPGNVWKILVEPGTEVAEGTPLVILESMKMEVTIAATRAGVVREIRCAEGKPVNAGEALLVLETAAAVATR; the protein is encoded by the coding sequence ATGTTTACCAAGGTATTGATCGCCAACCGTGGTGCTATCGCCTGCCGCGTGATTCGCACGCTCCGCAAGATGGGCATCGCATCTGTCGCGGTGTATTCGGATGCCGATACACATTCACTCCATGTCCGGCTTGCCGACGAGGCGGTTCACATCGGGCCGGCTCCGGCGGCGCAGAGTTACCTCGATGCCGACAGGATTCTGGCCGTGGCGAAAGCATGCGGAGCGCAGGCGATTCATCCCGGTTACGGTTTCCTCTCGGAAAATCCGGGTTTCGCCGACGCCTGCGCCGCGGCCGGCATCGTTTTTATCGGGCCGACAGGCGACCAGATGCGGATGTTTGGCCTCAAGCATGCCGCCCGCGAGATCGCACAAAAACACAACGTCCCGCTCCTGCCCGGTTCCGGCCTCCTGCGGGACGAGGCCCAGGCGGCCGGCGAGGCGGCGCGCATCGGTTATCCGGTCATGCTCAAAAGCACGGCCGGCGGCGGCGGCATCGGCATGCAGCTGATCCGCAATCCCGGCGAACTTTCCGCCGCCTTTGCGGCCGTCGGGCGGCTGGCGAAAAACAACTTCAAGGAGGGTGGCATCTTCCTGGAAAAATTTGTCGAACATGCCCGCCACATCGAGGTGCAGATTTTCGGAGACAGCCACGGCCGTGTCGTCGCCGTCGGCGAACGCGACTGCTCCGTACAGCGGCGCAACCAGAAAGTGATCGAGGAGACCCCCGCGCCCGGCCTGACGCCGGAGCAGCGCGCCCGCCTGCTGGAAAGCGCGGTCCGCCTCGGCAGCGCCGCCGGTTATCGCAACGCCGGCACGGTCGAGTTCGTCTATGATGACGCCACCGGCGAATTTTACTTTCTCGAAGTCAATACACGCCTCCAGGTCGAGCACGGTGTCACGGAACAGGTCACCGGCATCGATCTGGTCGAGTGGATGATTCGCTGCGCCGCCGGTGAACTCGATCTTTCCGGTTTCGTGCCCGCTTCGCAGGGAGCGTCGGTCCAGGTGCGCGTCTATGCCGAAGACCCCGGAAAAAACTTCCAGCCGGCAGCGGGGACGCTGACCGATGTGCATTTTCCGCCCACGGCGCGGATCGAAACCTGGGTCGAACGCGGCAGCGAGGTCTCCGCCTTTTACGATCCGCTGCTCGCCAAGATCATCGTGACCGGGCGTGATCGCGCCGACGCGCTCGCCCGCCTGGAAGAGACGCTGGCGGTCACCCGGTTGCACGGCCTCGAAACCAATCTTTCCTGGCTGCGCCAGATCGTGGCCAGTGAGGGCTTTCGCAGGGGGGGAGTCACGACGAACTATCTGCACCGCCTTCCTTACCTCGCGACGACGGTCGACGTGCTCGAAGGCGGCACGCAGACGACCGTACAGGCGTATCCGGGACGGATCGGTTACTGGGATGTGGGCGTGCCGCCATCCGGTCCGATGGACAGCCTTTCCTTTCGCCTTGCGAATCGCCTCGTCGGCAACCCGATGACGGCGGCCGGCCTGGAAATCACGGTGAACGGTCCCGTGCTCCGCTTCAACACGGGCGCGCTCGTCGCGCTGGCCGGCGCGCGTCTGCCGGCGACGCTGGACGGGGAACCGGTTCCGTATTACGAGGCGGTGGTGGTCGCCGCCGGCCAGACGCTCCGGATCGGCGCGGTCGAGGGTCCGGGCTTGCGCGCGTATCTCGCGATCCGGGGCGGCCTGGATGTCCCCGACTACCTGGGCAGCAAGGCCACGTTCACGCTCGGTCTTTTCGGCGGGCATGCGGGCCGGGCGTTGCGAACGGGCGATGTGTTGAGGATCGCCGGCGGGGCCGGCGAGGATGAGGGCAGTTGGAAGTTTGAAATGGGTGGCCCGCAGGCGGAGTCCGCTCCCCGGCGTCACGCTTGCGCCAAACTTCAAATTTCAAACTTCAAATTTCAAACGTCACACGTTTCGCCTGTCCACCTTCCCGCCGCGCTGCGCCCGCCGCTCACGCGCGAGTGGGAGATCGGTGTCCTTTACGGCCCGCACGGTGCTCCCGACTTTTTCACCGAAGACGACATCGCCGTCCTGTTTTCCGCGTCTTACGAAGTCCATTACAACTCGGCCCGCACCGGCGTGCGGCTGATCGGACCCCGGCCGGAGTGGGCGCGGCGTGACGGCGGTGAGGCGGGCCTGCATCCCTCCAACATCCACGACAACGCCTACGCGATCGGGGCCATCGATTTTACCGGGGATATGCCGATTATTCTGGGGCCTGATGGCCCGAGTTGCGGCGGTTTTGTCTGTCCGGTGACGATCGTGCAGGCCGAGCTCTGGAAAATCGGCCAGCTCAAGCCCGGCGACAAGGTGCGGTTCGTCGCGCTCACTGCCGCCGAAGCCCGGGAGCGCGTGATGCTGCAGGATGCGGAGATCGAGGCGCTGGCGCCGCTGGCGCGGCGGGGAGTTGGAAGTTTGGAGTTGGCAGTTGGTAACGGAGGATCGGAGGCGGAGCAACTGTCGGGTGCATCTTTGTCACCAACTACCAATTACCAACTGCCAACTACCCGGCGGGAGCCGGCAATCCTTCACCGTATTCCCGAGCGCTCCGCGGCTCCGGCCGTCTGCTACCGCCGGGCCGGCGATGCGTACCTGCTGGTCGAATACGGACCGCTCGTCCTCGACATCGCGCTGCGCATGCGCGTCCACGCGTTGCAGGAATGGCTGCGGCGCAACCACGTCCAGGGGCTCGTCGATCTGACGCCGGGCATCCGCTCGCTCCAGATCCACTATGACCCGCGGCTGCTGCCGCTCGAGCGGCTGATGGAAATCCTGCTCCGCGCCGAAGGCGAGTTGCTCTCGGTCGACGACATCGAGGTGCCATCGCGCATCGTGCACCTGCCGCTCTCCTGGGAGGACGAATCCACGCTGCTGGCCATCCGCAAGTACATGCAGATCGTCCGCAAGGACGCGCCCTGGTGCCCGAGCAACATCGAATTCATCCGCCGTATCAACGGACTGGATGCGGTGGACGACGTGCACCGCATCGCATTCGAGGCCAGTTATCTGGTGCTGGCGCTGGGCGACGTTTACCTTGGCGCGCCCGTGGCCACGCCGGTCGATCCGCGGCACCGGCTGGTGACGACCAAATACAACCCGGCCCGCACCTGGACGCCGGAAAATGCGGTCGGGATCGGCGGCGCCTACCTGTGCATTTACGGGATGGAGGGCCCGGGGGGCTACCAGTTTATCGGGCGCACCTGCCAGATGTGGAACCGCTACCGGCAGACGGCCGATTTCACGGAGGGCAAGCCGTGGCTGCTGCGCTTTTTTGACCAGATCCGGTTTTATCCGGTGACGAATGCCGAACTCGCAAGATTCCGCGAAGACCTGCCGCTCGGCCGCGTAAAGCTGAAGATCGAAAAAACGACCTTTCGCCTGCGCGATTACCGGACGTTTCTCGCCGCCCATGCCGATTCGATCGCCGCGGCGAAGCGTCGCCAGCAGGAGGCGTTCGAGGCCGAGCGGAAACGCTGGGAGGAGAGCGGACAGCTCAACTTTTCGGCCGAGGCGGAAATCGCGGCCGAGGCGAGCGACGATTTTATCCCGGAGGGCTGCGTCGCGATTCCGGCGCATATTCCGGGCAATGTCTGGAAAATTCTGGTCGAGCCGGGGACAGAGGTCGCGGAGGGAACTCCGCTGGTCATTCTCGAATCGATGAAGATGGAGGTGACAATCGCCGCCACCCGCGCCGGCGTCGTGCGCGAAATCCGCTGCGCCGAAGGCAAGCCGGTGAACGCCGGCGAGGCGCTGCTGGTGCTGGAAACGGCGGCGGCGGTTGCTACCCGCTGA
- a CDS encoding membrane protein, whose translation MFDLAKKLIDFILHIDAHLKEIVANYGLWTYGVLFLIVFAETGFVVTPFLPGDSLLFAAGALSAPADSQLNVHLVALLLWFAAVLGDTVNYWIGNRIGPAVFRRDDSLFLRKKHLERAHAFFEKYGGRAIILARFVPIVRTFVPFVAGAGSMTYRRFFAYNVIGGFVWIYGFTYAGYFFGTLPFVEKNFKIVIVAIIILSVVPIVWEFWRAWREKRQAAVSG comes from the coding sequence ATGTTCGACCTCGCGAAGAAGCTCATCGACTTCATCCTCCATATCGACGCGCACCTGAAGGAAATCGTGGCCAACTACGGCCTCTGGACCTATGGGGTGCTGTTTCTCATCGTGTTTGCCGAAACCGGCTTCGTGGTGACGCCCTTCCTTCCCGGCGACTCGCTGCTCTTCGCCGCCGGCGCGCTCAGCGCCCCCGCCGACAGCCAGCTCAACGTCCATCTCGTGGCCCTGCTTCTCTGGTTTGCCGCCGTGCTCGGCGACACCGTCAACTACTGGATCGGCAACCGCATCGGCCCCGCGGTCTTCCGCCGCGACGATTCCCTCTTCCTGCGCAAGAAGCACCTCGAACGCGCCCACGCCTTTTTTGAAAAGTACGGCGGCCGCGCCATCATCCTCGCCCGCTTCGTGCCCATCGTGCGCACCTTCGTGCCCTTCGTGGCCGGCGCCGGCAGCATGACCTACCGCCGTTTCTTCGCCTACAACGTGATCGGCGGCTTTGTCTGGATCTACGGGTTTACCTACGCCGGCTACTTTTTCGGCACGCTCCCTTTCGTGGAGAAAAACTTCAAGATCGTGATCGTCGCCATCATCATCCTCTCGGTCGTCCCCATCGTCTGGGAATTCTGGCGCGCCTGGCGCGAGAAACGCCAGGCCGCGGTCAGCGGGTAG